The sequence below is a genomic window from Nitrobacter winogradskyi Nb-255.
CCCAAACACGATACCCAACTTCGACCTCGAATACTTCCCTGGAAAACAAGTTCAGCTGTGACAATTCAGTCACAACGCACAGGATTCCCGGTTACACAATTGACGAGAGAATGCGAGGGCGCAAATACTAAACGTCTAAGAGATTCATATGGAACTTATCGATGCCGACTGGTTTTCCGCCTGCTCAACGTGGCCTGCGTGCCGGGATCGGAGGTCTTATCCTGTTCGCGCTCGGCGGATTCCTGACAACCTCCGCCCTTGCGCGATCCTCTACGCCTCACAGGCCGGGTCATGTGTATCTGATGCGGGGTCTGTTCAACGTATTTTCGCTCGGCATGGACGATCTGGCCGCAAAGCTCCGGAAAGTCGGCGTAAAGGCCGAAGCCGTGTCCTATACGTCGTGGTCCTCGCTCGCCGACAGCATTACCGCTGATTTTCGCGCCGGCAATCGCGAGCCGATCATTCTGATGGGCCATTCATATGGCGCGGATACGACAATCTCCCTGGCGCACAAGCTGAACCAGGACAGGATTCCCGTGGCGCTGATCGTGAACTTCGATCCGACGCAGCCGGACCGGGTTCCGCCCAATGTCCGCCGAATCATCAATTTTTACGTGCCGACCGACTGGGGACGTCCCGTGGAGCCCGGCAAAAAGTTTCGCGGCCGCCTGTCCAACCTCGATGAGAGCGGCAAGCACGGTCATTTCGAGATCGACAAGGCCGACGAGCTTCATCGCAAGGCAATCGCCGCCGTGCTCCAGGCAGTCGGACGAGGCGCTCCTCGCATCAAACGGCCTGCCGAGCACGATCAAGTCTCGGAAGCGCCCGCGCGCTGAGATCCCTTAGCTGATTGAATCGAAAGTAAGTTTGAGATTGGTGTTTTGACGCGTTTTCGTCATGCGGATCATTATTCATCCTCGGGTCAAGCCCGCGGACATATTCATTCGGAAACGCGATAAGTGCTGGGTCGCACCATTTGGCGGTTTATTTGGGGGTCAATATGCCACGTTCGGCCAGCGCAGCGCGCGCCGCTTTTCTATCCACGGCGCTGCTGACACTTGCGGTCGCCGCCGATAGCGCACCGGCCTTCGCCCAATCCTTCGGCGGTGACGGCGGAACAGCCGCGGGAACACCCGCCGCGGCCGGCGGAGGTTTCGGAATCGCGGAAGAGAACGGCACTGTTGCGAATGGTGGCGCCGGGGGCGGCGGCGGCGCGGGCGCGGCAGGCGGCAACTCCGTCACCGGGCAGTCAGGCGGCACGGCCGGTCTTGACGCCGATCAAGCCGACGGCGGACAGGGTGGCGATGGCAACATGACCGCAACGCCTGGTGTCGCCGGCAGCGGCGGCGGCGGCGGGAACGGCTTTATCGCAGCCGGAGGTTCGGTAGCCATCACCACGGGGTTTCGGGGCGGCCATGGCGGTGAGGGAGGACGTTCGCTCGGGGAACACGGTGGCGGCGGCGGAGCCGGCGGTTATGGCGTCGTCGATCTTATCGGCACGGCATTTCTGTTCGATCTCGGTTCCGGAACCCTTCAGGGCGGCAATGGCGGCGACGGCGGCGACGGCGTTTATATCGGCGCCCCCGGCGCGGCGTTGACAATTGTTTCGGGCACGATAGAGGGCGGCGGTGGAGGTTATGGAGGACGGTTCGCAATTCTCAATCACAACGCAGCGTATACTGCTGGCAGTGGCGGAGACGGCGGAGCCGCATTGTTGCTTCATGCGGGCGCATCGCTGTCGAATCATGGTGTCATTCGCGGCGGTGACGGCGGCCATGGCGCCCCTGGCGTCATGAGAATCAACAGCACTGAAGGAGACGGCGGCGATGGCGGCGCCGGGATCGTCGCGAACGCAACCTCCATCATAAACACAGGAACAATCTCAGGCGGCAACGGCGGGGTCCGAGGATGGGATGTTTTGGTACCATCCGCCAAACAGGAGCCGGCGGAGTTGGCATCGCCGGATCGAACCTGAGCATCGTCAACGCCGGGTCGATCATTGGCGGGACGCAGAACGATGGATCGATGCGTGTGGCCGCGGTCGCGCTCTCGGGTAGCGGCAATCGTTACGAGATGTAGGCGGGATCGAGCACGCTCGGCAGCGTCGTGGTCGCGCCGGGCGGCGCCAGCAACATCCTGGCGCTCGGCGGCGCGTCGAGCGGCAGCTTCGACGTTTCGAAGGTGGTCGATACCGCCACCGCCGGCATGACGGATGAGTATGCCGGTTTCACCGGCTTCGAGAAGACGGGCTCCTCGATCTGGACGCTGACGGGCACCAGCAGCTCGGCCATGCCCCTCACCGTCAACGACGGCACGCTGTTGGTGAACGGTTCGACCGCGTCGTCGTCGCTGACGACGGTGAACGCTGGCGAAACGCTTGGCGGCGGCGGTACGGTGGGCAACACCCTCGTTAACGGCGGCACGCTGTCGCCCGGCAATTCGATCGGCACGCTGACGGTGGCCGGCGATCTGGTGTTCACCTCGGCATCGACCTACATGGTCGAGGTGTCGCCGGCGAACAGCGACTTCACTTACGTCACCGGCACGGCAACGCTGGGCGGAGCCACTGTTCAGGCGCGGTTCGCACCCGGCAGCTACGTCGAGAAGCGCTACACCATCCTCACCGCCGGCGGCGGCGTGAACGGCTCGTTCTCCGGGCCGGTGAACACCAACCTGCCGGCCAACTTCAAGAGCGCGCTCGCGACCGACGGCAACAACGCGTATCTGGACCTCGCGCTCGATTACAAACCACCTCAATACGGCAACGGCCTCAACCGCAATCAACAGAACGTCGCCGCCACGCTGGAGAACTTTTTCAGCAACACCGGCGGCATTCCGCTGAGCTTCGGCGCATTGACCCCGCGCGGACTGTCGCAAGCCTCGGGCGAGATCGCGACCGGCGCATCGCAGGCGGCGTTCAACGCGCAAACCCTGTTCCTCAACGCGCTAACCGATCCGTTCACGACAGGCGCGCAAGGCGCGGCTCCCCCGCCCCCGTCTTCGCAGGCGATGGGTTACGCGGCAACGCCACACGAAAGCAGACTGCGCGACGCGTTCGCATCGCTCTCCGTCAAGGCGCCGCCGCTTTCCGCTCCAGTCTTCGAACCGCGCTGGCGCACGTTCGGCAGCGGCTACGGCGGATCGGCGGCAACGCCGCGATCGGGAGCCATGACGCGACCAGTCATGTTTACGGCGGCATGGGCGGCGCGGCCTACACGCCTTCGCCGGGCACATCGCTCGGCTTTGCGCTCGGCGGCGGCGGCACCTCGTTCGGCCTGAGCGACGGACTTGGCTCCGGACGCTCCGACCTGTTCCAGGCCGGCGTGTTCTCCCGCCAGGCCCTGGGCTATGCAGGCTACCTGACCGGGGCCTTCGCCTACGGCTGACACAACGTTTCCACCGAGCGCGTGGCACCGACCGGCGAGCGGCTACGCGGCGCCTACAAGGCCAGCGTGTTCTCCGGGCGCATCGAGGCAGGCTGGCGCGTCGAGACAGCATTGGCGGGCGTGACGCCCTATGCCGCAGCCCAGGCTATCAGCTATCGGCTGCCGTCCTATCTCGAACAGGGCAACGGCGCGATCGACAGCTTCGCGCTCGGCTATGTGGCGCGCAACGTCTCCGCGCCCCGGAGCGAACTGGGCCTGCGGCTCGATCGCACCACGGTGATGGCTGATGCGCTGCTGACGTGGCGCGGCCGCGCGGCGTGGGCGCGCAACTTCAACACAGCGCGTGATGTGGCGGCGACGTTCCAGTCGCTGCCGGGCACCGGATTCCTCGTCAGCGGCGCGGCGATGGCGCCCGATGCCGCGCTGGTGCCGCCGGAGCCGAAATCAACTGGCGCAACGGCTTCGCGCTTGCCGCGAACTTCGAGGGCGAGTTCTCCGACAACTTATCCAGCTACGCCGGCAAGGGAACGCTGCGATACGCGTGGTGAGAAACTCCGCGCCGGCGTGTCCCCTCGATTCGAGAGCTGGCCATAAGCATGATCCGATCAAGTTGAATCGGACCATGCCGTGGAAATTATTGTTCGGGCGCATTTTCTTGCGGCGAACCGGTATCCACTTCGCCGGAAAATACTCTAAACAGCCTTGAGCGCGGCACGGCCCGCGTACTTCGCCTGGGCGCCAAGCTGCTGCTCGATGCGCAGCAACTGATTGTACTTGGCGGCGCGGTCCGAACGCGACAGCGATCCGGTCTTGATCTGTCCGCAATTGGTGGCGACCGCGAGGTCGGCGATGGTGGAGTCTTCGGTCTCCCCCGAGCGATGCGACATGACGGCGGTATAGCCGGCCTTGTACGCCATCTCGACGGCGGCAAGCGTCTCGGTCAGCGTGCCGATCTGGTTAACCTTGATGAGGATGGAATTGGCGCGGCCATTCCGGATGCCATCGGCGAGCCGCGTCACGTTGGTGACGAACAGGTCGTCGCCGACAAGCTGGCAGGTCTTGCCGATCATGTCGGTGACGAGCTTCCAGCCCTCGAAATCATCCTCGGCCATGCCGTCCTCGATCGAGACGATCGGATAGTCCGAGGCCAGCTTGGCGAGATATTGTGCCTGTTCCTCGATCGAACGGGTCTTGCCCTCGCCCCCGTAAACGTACTTACCGTCCTTGAAGAATTCGGTGGACGCCGGATCGAGCGCCAGCGCCACGTCGTCGCCCGGCCTGTAGCCGGCCTTGACGATCGCGCCCATGATGAAATCGAGCGCCGCACCGGCCGACGGCAGGTCCGGCGCAAAACCACCCTCATCGCCGACGTTGGTGTTGTGGCCGGCCTTCTTCAGTTCGGACCTCAGGGTGTGAAAGATTTCCGATCCGCAGCGCAGTGCGTCCGAGAACGTCTGGACGCCGACCGGCATGATCATGAATTCCTGGAAGTCGATCGGATTATCGGCATGCACGCCGCCGTTGACGATATTCATCATCGGCACCGGAAGCGTCCGCGCCGTGACGCCGCCGACGTAACGGTACAGCGGAATGTCGAGGGAATCCGCCGCCGCCCTGGCGAGCGCCAGGGATACGCCCAAAATCGCAT
It includes:
- the eno gene encoding phosphopyruvate hydratase, whose product is MTAIVDIIGREILDSRGNPTVEVDVVLEDGAMGRAAVPSGASTGAYEAVELRDGDNSRYHGKGVRKAVDAVNGEIFDAIGGMDAEQQAQIDETLIELDGTANKGRLGANAILGVSLALARAAADSLDIPLYRYVGGVTARTLPVPMMNIVNGGVHADNPIDFQEFMIMPVGVQTFSDALRCGSEIFHTLRSELKKAGHNTNVGDEGGFAPDLPSAGAALDFIMGAIVKAGYRPGDDVALALDPASTEFFKDGKYVYGGEGKTRSIEEQAQYLAKLASDYPIVSIEDGMAEDDFEGWKLVTDMIGKTCQLVGDDLFVTNVTRLADGIRNGRANSILIKVNQIGTLTETLAAVEMAYKAGYTAVMSHRSGETEDSTIADLAVATNCGQIKTGSLSRSDRAAKYNQLLRIEQQLGAQAKYAGRAALKAV